In one Lolium rigidum isolate FL_2022 chromosome 3, APGP_CSIRO_Lrig_0.1, whole genome shotgun sequence genomic region, the following are encoded:
- the LOC124701265 gene encoding SUMO-conjugating enzyme SCE1-like, with protein MSSGGIARGRLAEERKAWRKNHPHGFVAKPETVADGTVNLMVWHCTIPGKQGTDWEGGYFPLTLHFSEDYPSKPPKCKFPANFFHPNVYPSGTVCLSILNEDSGWRPAITVKQILVGIQDLLDQPNPADPAQTDGYHLFIQDPAEYKRRVRVQAKQFPPLV; from the exons atgTCGTCCGGGGGGATCGCGCGCGGCCGCCTCGCCGAGGAGCGCAAGGCCTGGCGGAAGAACCACCCCCAC GGCTTCGTCGCCAAGCCCGAGACGGTGGCCGACGGCACCGTGAACCTCATGGTCTGGCACTGCACCATCCCCGGCAAGCAAGGG ACTGATTGGGAAGGAGGATACTTCCCTCTTACCCTTCATTTCAGTGAGGATTACCCTAGCAAACCTCCCAAGTGCAAGTTCCCAGCAAACTTCTTCCACCCGAATGTTTATCCTTCAGGAACAGTCTGCCTTTCAATCCTTAATGAGGACAGC GGTTGGAGACCAGCTATTACTGTGAAGCAGATTCTTGTTGGAATTCAGGACTTGCTTGATCAGCCAAACCCTGCTGACCCTGCTCAGACAGATGGTTATCACCTTTTTATCCAG GATCCAGCTGAATACAAGAGGCGTGTTCGGGTGCAGGCCAAGCAGTTCCCTCCGTTGGTGTGA
- the LOC124695051 gene encoding phragmoplastin interacting protein 1-like, translating to MAAEDQTTRAPANPEKTKKRKKPKKDKWGQPIAAAADEPAAQQVHETPEEPVAEAEGAGERSESYECGKVVASGMPYTTTEEEIRGLFDKFGPIRSLQLSRFPDSGNFRGLAFVTFESDEVAMKSLELDGHKMGNRFMRVERCRITASSKRQKKSEHQSDPEKPDGCLSAYVGNLSWNITEKDLRDFFKSSRIASIRFAVDKRTGDSRGFCHVDFEDDESLEKAVGMNQSELRGRPVKIAYAIINRA from the exons ATGGCGGCCGAGGACCAGACCACGCGAGCCCCAGCCAACCCCGAGAAGACCAAGAAGCGGAAGAAGCCCAAGAAGGACAAGTGGGGCCAGCCCATCGCCGCCGCGGCCGACGAGCCGGCGGCGCAGCAGGTGCACGAGACACCGGAGGAGCCTGTCGCCGAGGCGGAGGGGGCCGGGGAGCGCTCGGAGAGCTATGAGTGCGGCAAGGTGGTGGCGAGCGGCATGCCGTACACGACCACCGAGGAGGAGATCCGGGGGCTCTTCGACAAGTTCGGCCCCATCCGCTCGCTCCAGCTCTCCCGCTTCCCCGACTCCGGCAACTTCCGCGGCCTCGCCTTCGTCACCTTCGAG TCAGACGAGGTTGCCATGAAATCTCTAGAGCTGGATGGACACAAAAT GGGCAACAGGTTTATGAGGGTTGAAAGATGCAGAATAACTGCTAGCTCGAAGAGGCAAAAGAAGTCGGAGCACCAATCTGATCCTGAGAAGCCCGATGGCTGCCTCTCGGCGTATGTTGGcaacctctcatggaacattaccGAGAAGGACCTGCGGGATTTCTTCAAATCATCAAGGATTGCATCGATAAGATTTGCTGTTGACAAGAGGACTGGAGATTCCCGCGGTTTCTGCCATGTCGATTTTGAGGACGATGAGTCGCTTGAGAAAGCTGTAGGGATGAATCAGTCTGAGCTGCGGGGAAGACCTGTGAAGATAGCGTATGCGATCATCAACAGGGCCTGA
- the LOC124701266 gene encoding protein FIZZY-RELATED 2-like: MEHHQHPPSPSAADPNAKPPTPSSTQAARLPSGAQASWPPSSPSGAPTRAAASSASSAPSTPASRTVYSDRFIPSRAGSNLALFDLPPAGAGGSAAASPYCTLLRAALFGPDTPDRLASSAAASSPSSPSAGYPASGNIFRFKAEVPRNAKRALFAGGSEDDDLRFPGIFTAKGAGPRKIPRSPYKVLDAPALQDDFYLNLVDWSSHNVLAVGLGNCVYLWNACSSKVTKLCDLGAEDTVCSVGWAQRGTHLAVGTNQGKVQIWDASRCKRMRTMESHRMRVGALAWNSSLLSSGSRGKNILHHDLRAPDDYISKLTGHKSEVCGLKWSYDNRQLASGGNDNRLFVWNQHSTQPVLKYTEHTAAVKAIAWSPHLNGLLASGGGTADRCIRFWNTTTNTHLSSMDTGSQVCNLVWSKNVNELVSTHGYSQNQIIVWRYPTMSKLATLTGHTFRVLYLAISPDGQTIVTGAGDETLRFWNVFPSPKSQSADSLSSIGGTSFVRSYIR; the protein is encoded by the exons atggagcaccaccagcacccgccgtcgccgtcggcggCGGACCCCAACGCGAAGCCGCCCACGCCGTcatccacccaggccgcgcgcctCCCCTCGGGGGCGCAGGCCTCCTGGCCGCCCTCCTCCCCGTCCGGCGCCCCAACGCGCGCGGccgcgtcctccgcctcctccgcgccgTCCACGCCCGCCTCCCGCACCGTCTACAGCGACCGCTTCATCCCCAGCCGCGCCGGATCCAACCTCGCGCTCTTCGACCTCccgcccgccggcgccggcggatccgccgccgcgtcgccctaCTGCACGCTCCTCCGCGCAGCGCTCTTCGGGCCCGACACGCCCGACcgcctcgcctcctccgccgccgcctcctccccctcctccccctccgcGGGCTACCCGGCAAGCGGCAACATATTCAGGTTCAAGGCCGAGGTGCCGCGGAACGCCAAGCGGGCGCTCTTCGCCGGCGGGAGCGAAGATGACGACCTACGCTTCCCCGGCATCTTCACCGCCAAGGGCGCCGGACCCAGGAAGATCCCGAGGTCGCCCTACAAG GTGCTCGATGCGCCCGCGTTGCAGGACGACTTCTACCTCAACCTAGTGGACTGGTCTTCGCACAACGTCCTCGCCGTCGGATTGGGGAATTGCGTCTACTTGTGGAATGCCTGCAGCAGCAAG GTTACCAAGCTCTGCGATTTGGGGGCGGAGGACACGGTTTGTTCCGTGGGCTGGGCGCAGCGCGGCACTCACCTTGCCGTAGGGACTAACCAAGGCAAAGTTCAG ATATGGGATGCATCACGATGTAAGAGAATGCGAACCATGGAAAGCCATCGCATGCGAGTTGGTGCTCTTGCATGGAACTCTTCATTGCTTTCTTCTGGCAGTCGCGGCAAAAACATCCTTCACCATGATCTCCGTGCTCCAGACGACTACATTAGCAAACTTACTGGGCACAAATCTGAG GTTTGTGGGCTCAAGTGGTCGTATGATAACCGTCAGCTTGCTTCTGGTGGCAATGACAACAGA CTTTTTGTTTGGAACCAACATTCAACACAACCTGTGCTGAAGTATACTGAGCACACAGCAGCTGTGAAAGCTATTGCTTGGTCACCTCATCTAAATGGCCTTCTTGCATCTGGTGGGGGAACTGCAGATAGATGCATACGTTTTTGGAATACGACCACAAATACGCACTTGAGTTCCATGGACACAGGAAGTCAG GTCTGTAATCTTGTGTGGTCCAAGAATGTTAATGAGCTTGTTAGCACACACGGATACTCTCAGAATCAGATAATTGTGTGGCGGTATCCAACAATGTCAAAG CTTGCCACATTGACAGGCCATACATTCAGAGTATTATATTTAGCCATTTCCCCTGATGGACAG ACTATTGTTACCGGTGCTGGTGATGAGACGCTGCGGTTTTGGAACGTGTTTCCGTCTCCCAAGTCCCAG AGTGCTGACAGCTTAAGTAGCATCGGAGGCACATCATTTGTTAGGAGCTACATCCGGTGA